A window from Acinonyx jubatus isolate Ajub_Pintada_27869175 chromosome E1, VMU_Ajub_asm_v1.0, whole genome shotgun sequence encodes these proteins:
- the KCNAB3 gene encoding voltage-gated potassium channel subunit beta-3 isoform X1 produces MQVSIACTEQNLRSRSSEDRLCGPRPGPGGGNGGPVGGGHGNPPGGGGSVPKARAALVPRPPAPAGALRESTGRGTGMKYRNLGKSGLRVSCLGLGTWVTFGSQISDETAEDVLTVAYEHGVNLFDTAEVYAAGKAERTLGNILKSKGWRRSSYVVTTKIFWGGQAETERGLSRKHIIEGLQGSLERLQLGYVDIVFANRSDPNSPMEEIVRAMTYVIDQGLALYWGTSRWGAAEIMEAYSMARQFNLIPPVCEQAEHRLFQREKVQVQLPELYHKIGVGSVTLSPLACGLITSKYDGRVPDTCRAIKGYQWLKDKAQSEDGKKQQAKVMDLLPIAHQLGCTVAQLAIAWCLRTEGVSSVLLGVSSAEQLIEHLGAIQVLSQLTPQTVTEIDGLLGNKPHSKK; encoded by the exons ATGCAGGTGTCTATCGCTTGCACCGAGCAGAACCTTCGCAGCCGGAGCAGTGAGGACCGTCTGTGTGGACCCCGGCCGGGCCCCGGGGGCGGTAACGGCGGGCCGGTCGGCGGGGGGCATGGGAATCCTCCAGGGGGAGGAGGGTCGGTCCCTAAGGCCCGGGCCGCACTGGTGCCCCGACCCCCAGCGCCCGCGGGGGCCCTCCGAGAGAGCACCGGCCGAGGCACTGGCATGAAATACAG GAACCTGGGAAAGTCTGGTCTTCGAGTATCCTGTCTTGGCCTAG GCACCTGGGTCACATTTGGTTCTCAAATCTCAGATGAG ACAGCAGAGGACGTGCTGACAGTAGCCTATGAGCATGGTGTAAACCTGTTTGACACGGCTGAAGTGTACGCAGCAGGAAA GGCTGAAAGAACCCTAGGCAACATCCTCAAGAGCAAAGGATGGAG GAGATCAAGCTATGTCGTCACCACCAAGATTTTTTGGGGAGGACA gGCAGAGACCGAGCGAGGCCTGAGCCGCAAACACATCATTGAGG gcctGCAAGGATCCCTGGAGCGCCTCCAGTTGGGATACGTGGACATCGTCTTTGCCAACCGCTCAGACCCCAATAGTCCCATGGAGG AGATCGTGCGGGCCATGACCTATGTCATTGACCAGGGCCTTGCCCTGTACTGGGGGACATCCCGATGGGGAGCTGCAGAAATCATG gaGGCCTACTCCATGGCCAGACAGTTCAATCTGATCCCTCCAGTGTGTGAGCAAGCGGAGCACCGTCTGtttcagagagagaaggtgcaggTGCAACTGCCAGAGCTCTACCACAAGATCG GTGTTGGCTCAGTCACCTTGTCCCCTTTGGCCTGTGGCCTCATCACGAGCAAGTATGATGGGCGAGTCCCAGATACCTGCAGGGCCATCAAG GGCTACCAGTGGCTCAAGGACAAAGCGCAGAGTGAGGACGGCAAGAAGCAACAAGCCAAAGTCATGGACCTTCTTCCCATCGCCCACCAGCTGGGCTGCACTGTGGCACAGCTTGCTATCG CGTGGTGTCTCCGCACCGAGGGTGTCAGCTCGGTCTTGCTGGGGGTGTCAAGTGCAGAGCAGCTGATAGAACACCTGGGAGCCATACAG GTGCTGAGCCAGCTGACGCCGCAGACGGTGACGGAGATAGACGGGCTTCTGGGGAACAAACCGCATTCCAAGAAATAG
- the KCNAB3 gene encoding voltage-gated potassium channel subunit beta-3 isoform X2, translated as MQVSIACTEQNLRSRSSEDRLCGPRPGPGGGNGGPVGGGHGNPPGGGGSVPKARAALVPRPPAPAGALRESTGRGTGMKYRNLGKSGLRVSCLGLGTWVTFGSQISDETAEDVLTVAYEHGVNLFDTAEVYAAGKAERTLGNILKSKGWRRSSYVVTTKIFWGGQAETERGLSRKHIIEGLQGSLERLQLGYVDIVFANRSDPNSPMEEIVRAMTYVIDQGLALYWGTSRWGAAEIMEAYSMARQFNLIPPVCEQAEHRLFQREKVLAQSPCPLWPVASSRASMMGESQIPAGPSRATSGSRTKRRVRTARSNKPKSWTFFPSPTSWAALWHSLLSRGVSAPRVSARSCWGCQVQSS; from the exons ATGCAGGTGTCTATCGCTTGCACCGAGCAGAACCTTCGCAGCCGGAGCAGTGAGGACCGTCTGTGTGGACCCCGGCCGGGCCCCGGGGGCGGTAACGGCGGGCCGGTCGGCGGGGGGCATGGGAATCCTCCAGGGGGAGGAGGGTCGGTCCCTAAGGCCCGGGCCGCACTGGTGCCCCGACCCCCAGCGCCCGCGGGGGCCCTCCGAGAGAGCACCGGCCGAGGCACTGGCATGAAATACAG GAACCTGGGAAAGTCTGGTCTTCGAGTATCCTGTCTTGGCCTAG GCACCTGGGTCACATTTGGTTCTCAAATCTCAGATGAG ACAGCAGAGGACGTGCTGACAGTAGCCTATGAGCATGGTGTAAACCTGTTTGACACGGCTGAAGTGTACGCAGCAGGAAA GGCTGAAAGAACCCTAGGCAACATCCTCAAGAGCAAAGGATGGAG GAGATCAAGCTATGTCGTCACCACCAAGATTTTTTGGGGAGGACA gGCAGAGACCGAGCGAGGCCTGAGCCGCAAACACATCATTGAGG gcctGCAAGGATCCCTGGAGCGCCTCCAGTTGGGATACGTGGACATCGTCTTTGCCAACCGCTCAGACCCCAATAGTCCCATGGAGG AGATCGTGCGGGCCATGACCTATGTCATTGACCAGGGCCTTGCCCTGTACTGGGGGACATCCCGATGGGGAGCTGCAGAAATCATG gaGGCCTACTCCATGGCCAGACAGTTCAATCTGATCCCTCCAGTGTGTGAGCAAGCGGAGCACCGTCTGtttcagagagagaag GTGTTGGCTCAGTCACCTTGTCCCCTTTGGCCTGTGGCCTCATCACGAGCAAGTATGATGGGCGAGTCCCAGATACCTGCAGGGCCATCAAG GGCTACCAGTGGCTCAAGGACAAAGCGCAGAGTGAGGACGGCAAGAAGCAACAAGCCAAAGTCATGGACCTTCTTCCCATCGCCCACCAGCTGGGCTGCACTGTGGCACAGCTTGCTATCG CGTGGTGTCTCCGCACCGAGGGTGTCAGCTCGGTCTTGCTGGGGGTGTCAAGTGCAGAGCAGCTGA
- the TRAPPC1 gene encoding trafficking protein particle complex subunit 1: MTVHNLYLFDRNGVCLHYSEWHRKKQAGIPKEEEYKLMYGMLFSIRSFVSKMSPLDMKDGFLAFQTSRYKLHYYETPTGIKVVMNTDLGVGPIRDVLHHIYSALYVELVVKNPLCPLGQTVQSELFRSRLDSYIRSLPFFSARAG; encoded by the exons ATGACTGTTCACAACCTGTACCTGTTTGACCGGAATGGAGTGTGTCTGCACTACAGCGAGTGGCACCGCAAGAAGCAAGCGGGGATCCCCAAAGAGGAG gAGTACAAGCTGATGTACGGCATGCTCTTCTCTATCCGCTCCTTTGTCAGCAAGATGTCCCCGCTAGACAT GAAGGACGGCTTCCTGGCCTTCCAAACTAGCCGTTACAAACTTCATTACTACGAGACACCCACTGGGATCAAGGTTGTCATGAATACTGACTTGGGCGTCGGACCCATCCGAGATGTACTGCATCACATCTACAGTGCG CTGTATGTGGAGCTGGTGGTGAAGAATCCCCTGTGCCCGCTGGGCCAAACTGTGCAAAGTGAGCTCTTCCGCTCCCGACTGGACTCCTACATCcgctctctgcctttcttctctgCCCGGGCTGGCTGA